The DNA window CAGTATCCGGTTAAAGACAAGGGACAGCTTGCAGGGAATATCCAATACTTGCTGAATTATGATGAGCAAAACAATACAGAACTGACCCGGACGCTGATGAAGTTTTTGGAATGTAAGTTTAACGTAAGCGAGACGGCAAAAGAGTTATATATTCATAGAAATACATTGATCAATCGGATGAATAAGATTAAAGAACTTTTGTACAATGATCTGGAATCTATGGATTCGCTGATTCCCTTGTGCATAGAGGTATATGCTTATCAACTATTTTTGTTAGGAGGTAAATCATGAGGATACTATTAAAACACGCAAAAATTGTTACATTTAATGAGAAGGACGATATATTGGAGGAGGCAGACCTGCTGGTGGATGGCCGGAAGATCTGCCGGATTGGCCGGGGATTGAAAGAAACCGCGGATAAAGTCATCGACTGTACCGGAAAACTGGTAATGCCTGGCCTTGTTAATTCTCATCTTCATTCAGATGAAAATATGTTCCGGGGGCTTTTTGATAATCTGCCCTTGGAACCGTGGATGCTCTATAGCTGTCCTCCTCTTTCGTATGGGCCATTTTCTGAAAGGCTGATCTATCTGCGGACTATGCTTGGCGCTATGGAGATGGTGAAAAAGGGGATTACCTGTATCCAGGATGATGCCTCAGAGTGTCCCAAAGGAACAGTGGAAGGATACGATCAGGTGTTTCGGGCTTACCGGGATATCGGATTAAAAGGGAATGTAGCTTTGAATATGGGAGACCGAGCCTATATGGACAAACTCCCCTATACATATGAGACCATTCCGAAAGAATTGCAGGGAAAACTCTCTTCCACTGGAAATCCGGAAGAGATGCTGGAGCTGTACCAGGAGATGATCCGCCGTTGGAACGGGAAAGAAGGCATGAAAGTGGTATGTTCCACTTCTGCTCCTCAAAGATGTACAGATGGATATCTTATGCAGGCCCTGAAACTGGCTTTGGATCATGATCTTCCAATGCATACTCATATTTTGGAGACTCGCATGCAGAGGTCCACCGGACCGGAATTCTACGGGAAATCCATTGTTCAGCATATCAAGGATCTTGGCTTTTTGACAGACCGTCTGACCATTATCCACGGCGTATGGATGGACGAGGCGGATATGGCGGCTATTGGAGAGGCAGGAGCCAGCGTAGCGCATAACCCGGTCAGCAATCTGAAGCTTGGCAGCGGTATTATGCCTCTTCGGAAAATGATTGAAAACAAAGTGAATATTGTTCTTGGGACAGATGGCATGAGCAGCAATGATGGATACAGTATGTTTGAGACAATGAAATTCGCGGCTCTTCTGCAAAAAGTAGTGGATGCGGATTACAGGACCTGGCTTAGCGCTAAGGATATCCTGGATCTTGCCATTAAGACTCCGGCTAAGAGTCTCCGCAGAGAAGCGGAGATCGGCGGGCTGGAAGAAGGGAAAGATGCGGATATCTGTATCATCAACCTGAAGACAGAAGCATTTACCCCATTGAATGATATCTACAAGCATCTGGTATACTGCGAGGACGGCCGTGATGTTGAGACGGTCATCGCAGCAGGAAAGATTCTGATGGAGGATGGAAAGCTTTTAAATGTAGACGAAAACGCATTATTAGAAGAACTGCAGGCGATGACCGGAGAGTTTAAAGAGCGGTATCAGAAATCTGTGGAAGAAAACGAAGTCCTTCTGCCTTATGTGCATCAGATTTATGAGAAATGCATCGATCAGTTTCAGGACTGTACCTGCAATCTTTTCGTATAGGCCCAAGAGTATATAGAAAGGAGATCACTTATGAGAATCATTGATATGCATGCTCATGTTGATGTGTGTGAACCGTTGCATTGGCATGATACGGCGGAAAAGCTGCTGAAGCTTATGGATGAGGCGAAAATTGAAAAGGCGGTAGTCAGCGCGTATCTGAATCTGCCGGGACCGGATATGACTTGTGGACAGCGGCTGTGGGATTCGATCCGGCCGTATGAGGACCGGTTTATGATGTTTCTGCGGATGGATCCATGGTTTGGTCAGGAGGCCGTTGATTTTCTGGAAGAAGCCTGCCAGAAGTACCCGGTTAAAGGAGTAAAACTGCATCCGGCTCATTATACCCTTCATCCCTATGGGGATCTGACGGTGGATCTGTGCAGGAAGGCGGGAGAACTGGGACTTCCAGTATTATTTCACTGTGGAGACGAGATGATGTGCCTGCCGCTGCAGATCGGAGAGCTGGCGGCCCAGTGTCCGGATACTACAGTGATTCTGGCACATATGGGAGGTTACGCTCATAACCGGGATGCCATCGAAGTGGCGAAGAAATACTCCAATATTTATATTGATACTTCTGAGGTGCCGTTAGTAAAAGAAATCAAATGGTTTGTAGAAGAGCTGGGTGCTGACAGGATTTTCTTCGGGACTGACGCGCCCTGCTGCGATCCATCGGTAGAACTGAAAAAAGTTCAGCTTGCGGGACTGGAAGAAAGAGACTTAGAGAAAGTGCTGTGGAAGAACGCAGTCCGAGTGATGAAATTGGATGAAGAAGAAAAATAGCAGGAGGAAGAGAAAATGTTGATAGATTTTCATACCTATGTGGGCAGATCGATGCTGGGACAAGAAAGTACAGAGGAAGAGCTTCTGGCAAATATGGAGAAAAACCAGATTGATATTTCTGTAGTGTGTCCGGTTAAGACGGTTGACCCATTTTTTGAGAAACAGAATCAGTACGTCTCAGAATTGCAAGAGAAGCATGCCGGCAGGATCGTAGGCTTTGCCAGAATCGACCCAAACCTGGGAAAAGATTCTGAGAAAATCCTGGCAGAATCTATAGAAGAACTAAAATTAAAAGGACTGCTCCTGCATCCTTGGGAGGAGACGTTTGCGATCAATGATCAAAAAGTATTTCCCTTCATGGAAATTTGCCGGGAATATGACCTTCCAGTGCTGGTAGAAACCGGATATCCCTGGGTGTCCCACTGTTTCCAGGTGGCTTCCCTGGCAGAAAAATTTCCGGATGTGAAGTTTATCATGTCTCACGGCGGGCAGTTCGACAGCAGCGGTTACGCGCTGACCGATGTAGACTATGTGATGGACCGGCATGAGAATCTTCTGATCGAGACCTCAGGAGATTACTCGGATGAGGGAATTGAAAACATCCCGGTACGGCTGGGGTATGACCGCCTTCTGTTTGGTTCTCACTTTCCATGGCTTAGCACAGAGCTTGAGATCTACCGGGTACAGCGGGCTTCTCTTCCGGAAGAGGCGAGGGAGTGTATCTTCTATAAAAACGCGCTGGAGGTCCTGAAAATATAGAAGAATCTTATGGATTCATCACCCTTCTCATGTCTTCCGGCAGCTTAGCCTCAAACGCCATCTTCTCCCCGGTAATAGGATGGGTGAAGGAAAGCCGATGGGAGTGGAGGGCTTGACGCTGGATGAACTCCATGTCTGGATTATAGAGATAATCTCCGATCAAAGGATACCCCAGGTGCTTCATATGAATACGAATCTGATGGGTACGGCCGGTTTCCAAACGCAGGGACACCAGGCTGTGCCCATTTTTGCTGTCCAGAAGCCGGTAATGCGTAACGGCGGGCTCACCCTTGTCCCAGTCTACCACCCGCTCAATAATGGTTCCATCTCTGCGGGCCAGAGGAGCGCTGATGGTGCCGGATTCAGGACGGACATGTCCTCTTGTGATGGCCAGATATTCACGGAGGATCTCTTTGCGTTTCGTCATAGCGGACAGGATGCTGGCGCTGACTAGATGCTTTGCTACTACCGTAAGCCCGGAAGTGTCGCGGTCCAAGCGGTTGCAGCAGCGGAAGATAAAGTCCTTTCCCTGCTGCTGATAATACCATGCCAGGCCGTTTGCCAGGGAATTGGTATAGTTGTTCATGGAGGGATGGATGGGCATTCCCGCTGGTTTATTAATCACGATCAGGTCCTCGTCCTCGTAAATAATATCCAGAGGAAGATTAACAGGAGGAATGTGGCGGGAATTTTCGGTCTCCTGGATGCGGACACAAAGTTCATCGCCGAAAGTAAGAGTCTGGCGCAAATAGCAGAAAGTTCCGTTGATCAGGGTGTTCTCCGGCATCCGTTTGATGCGGGCCAGATTCTGGGCGGAATATCCGTGCCGCCTTAAGAACTGTTCAATCCGCAGACCGTCTTCTTTTTCTGTAATCTTATAAGTGATCGTACGTTCCATTGCATTTTCCTCATGGTTTAGATAAAATATAACGATGCCAGGGTCAAAAGGTCTAAACCCACATGAGCTTGCTCATAAGTGGGTGAAAGACCTTGGGACCCGCCCCCAATATGAGCATAAAAGCGGGATGTATATCCCGCGATATGCGAATGTTGGGGCGGATTGTGGAAGTGCATAGCACGAAACAATCCGTAGACATCATGGTTGGGAATCCCAACATGGTATTTTTGATTATAGCATATTAAGAAAGAAGAGAAAAGAATGGGAAAATTGAGTACACTCTGCTATATTGAAAAAGACGGCAGATATCTGATGCTCCACCGGACGGTTAAAAAGAACGATGTGAATAAAGACAAATGGATCGGTGTGGGCGGTCATTTTGAGGCGGATGAAAGCCCGGAAGAATGTCTGCTGCGGGAAGTGAAAGAAGAGACGGGATATACTCTGACGTCCTATCAATTTCGCGGACTGGTGACCTTTGTGTCGGGAAATGGAGTGACAGAATATATGTCGCTTTTTACAGCGGACGGTTTTGAAGGAGAACCTATCGCGTGTGACGAGGGGGAACTGGAATGGGTGGATCTAGAAGACGTTTGGAGTTTAAATATCTGGGAGGGAGATAAAATCTTCTTTCGGCTGATGGATGAACGAAAAGAGTTTTTTTCTTTGAAGCTGGTCTATGACGGGCACGATAAGCTGGTGTCCGCCGTATTGGAGGGAAAGCCCATGGAGCTGTTGGATATCTTGAATGAGGATGGGACAAAAACGGGGATTCGGCGGGAACGGGGCGTAGCCCATCGGGAAGGAAGTCTCCACGCTACCGTCCATACCTGGATCATCAGGGAAAATCAAAAAAGCGGCTATGATGTATTGCTGCAGAAGCGCAGCGCAGTCAAAGACTCCAATCCAGGCTGCTACGATATCTCCTCGGCCGGGCATGTGGCGGCTGGGGATGAGCCGCTGCCTGCGGCAGCGCGGGAGCTTGAGGAAGAGCTTGGTATCAAAGCCAGGCAGGAGGACCTTCGCTATATAGGAATCCATCATGGCGCCTTTGAAGCGGTATTTCACGGGCAGTTGTTCCGGGATAATGAGTTGAGCAGCGTGTACGTTTATACGAAGCCGGTGAAAGAAGATCAGCTGGAACTGCAGGAAGAAGAAGTGGAATCCGTTTTATGGATGGATTATGAAGAATGTATGGAAAAGGTCTTAAATGGAACTCTTCCTAATTGTATTTATCCGGACGAATTTCGAATGGTGGGAGAGTATCTGAAGGAAAGTTTGATCTAGAGCAGGTGGGATTCTATGATCCTGCGGGCAGCAACGGTGATCAGCATGGCGCGCAGGCTGGGAATCAAGGCGAGAACTGCGTCATCAGGAGGTGGAACAAGAATGTTTGCCAGAAATTATTGGGAAAAGGAATGGACGGCGATGGAGAGACGGGAGCGCCGTTATCTGAGAAAACGGCAGGAGGAAAAGCAGTCGGTGATCCAGGAAAAGCTATCAGAAAAGGTGCCGGAAAAACTGGAACAGACGCTGAACGGAGCTTTTCAGAAAGCTTTTGCGCTGGTGTTCGAAAAAGGCACAGGCGTGATCGAAAAAACCTACAGTAAGGAGAAATACCAGCAGAACTATCAAGTAAATGAGTACGCGGTGAGTCTTGGGGCAAACCGGAAGACGGTACGGGCATTTTCCAGGCAGGCCGGATCAGGGAGAGCGAAGAATCTAGTAATTTCCGGCGTGGAAGGAGCAGGCCTTGGCCTTTTAGGTATCGGCCTCCCAGATATCCCCATTTTTACAGGAGTACTGCTGAAAAGCGTATATGAAACAGCCCTTTCTTATGGGTTTTCTTATGAGACGGAAGAGGAACAATGCTTTGTTCTGGGGCTGATCGAGACGGCTTTTCTGCGGGGAGCGCCGCTGATCAGGGCAAACGGACAGATGAATGGATGGATTGACGGCAGGACTGTTCTTTCTTTGGATAAGGAGGAATGGATCCAACGCGCCTCTGTAAGTCTTTCAGAAGCTATGCTGTATATGAAATTTCTGCAAGGTATCCCCATAGCGGGACTGGTTGGCGGGCTTGCGGATACCGTTTATCTAAAGCAGGTGACGGATTACGCGGAATTAAAATATAAACGTCGTTTTTTGAGAAAACACAGCGAAATGTAATCTGGTCACAGAAATATATTGAAAAAGGGTTATAATAGACTTATCAAGAAAACAAAGTATTACAAAGAAAGGAAGATAAATATGGCAGTGATTCATTTGACAAAAGACAATTTTAAAGAGGAAGTATTAGAAGCAAAGGTACCGGTGCTGGTGGATTTCTGGGCAACCTGGTGCGGTCCGTGCCAGATGGTAGGCCCCATCATTGAAGAGATTGGAAATGAAGTGACAGATCAGAAGATCTGTAAAGTTGATGTGGATGAGAATCCGGAACTGGCAAGAGAGTACAGAGTAATGTCAATTCCTACTCTTGCGGTATTCAAAAATGGAGAGATGGTAAAACGGGAAGTTGGAGCAAAATCCAAAGGAGAGATCTTGGAGATGCTGAAGTAGATTTTAATCCGGCAGGATCAGGAATTGATACAGAGGCCGGGACGTCAGGACAGACGCCCCGGCCTTTACTGCGGGTTTTGGATTTCGATCGATCTACATTTTAGAAAGAGCCGCCTCGTCCGCGACAATGGTCACATCTTTGTGAAGCTGGAGTACAGACGCCGGCACCTGTGGGGTGACGGGGCCATATACGACTTTCTTTAAAATTTCTGCCTTTCCTTCTCCGCTGACAACGACCAGGATCTTCTTTGCACGCATGATACTTCCGATGCCCATGGTGTAAGCCTGGCGAGGAACATCGGCCTCAGACGCAAAGAATCGTTTGTTGGCGCTGATGGTGCTTTCCGTCAGATCGACACACTGAGTTCCATTGGCAAAGGCCTCTGCCGGTTCGTTAAAGCCGATATGTCCATTGTGACCGAGCCCTAAAAGCTGCAGGTCGATGCCTCCGGCATTGTCAATGATCTGATCATAGTCCCGGCAGGCTTTAGCAGAATCAGGTTCCAGACCGTTGGGAACAAAGGTTCTTGCTTTATCGATATTTACGTGATCAAAAAGATTCGTGTTCATGAAATAACGATAGCTTTGGTCGTTTTCACCGCTTAAGCCTCTGTATTCATCCAGGTTGATGCTGGTGATACCGGAGAAATCAAGATCCCCTCTTTTGTACCAGCCGATCAGCTCTTCATATGTCCCTATTGGAGAAGAACCTGTGGCAAGGCCCAGAACACAGTTGGGCTTCATTAAGATCTGAGCCGCGATGATATTTGCGGCTTTGCGGCTTAATTCGGAATAGTCTTTTGCTTTACAGATAATCATTCGTCCATACCTCTCTTTTCCAAAATATTAGAATCATACATTCCCTTACTGTTAAGTATAACGATTTGGGAGGCGATTGCAACCAGATTTTCTGGGGCGGGACGAGATTTTATGCCCAAATGCGCTGGACCCGCGGCGGGGAAGAGATTGCAGAGGGGAATGAGATAGGATATAATAGACCAAGATAAGCT is part of the Lachnospiraceae bacterium KGMB03038 genome and encodes:
- a CDS encoding amidohydrolase; amino-acid sequence: MRILLKHAKIVTFNEKDDILEEADLLVDGRKICRIGRGLKETADKVIDCTGKLVMPGLVNSHLHSDENMFRGLFDNLPLEPWMLYSCPPLSYGPFSERLIYLRTMLGAMEMVKKGITCIQDDASECPKGTVEGYDQVFRAYRDIGLKGNVALNMGDRAYMDKLPYTYETIPKELQGKLSSTGNPEEMLELYQEMIRRWNGKEGMKVVCSTSAPQRCTDGYLMQALKLALDHDLPMHTHILETRMQRSTGPEFYGKSIVQHIKDLGFLTDRLTIIHGVWMDEADMAAIGEAGASVAHNPVSNLKLGSGIMPLRKMIENKVNIVLGTDGMSSNDGYSMFETMKFAALLQKVVDADYRTWLSAKDILDLAIKTPAKSLRREAEIGGLEEGKDADICIINLKTEAFTPLNDIYKHLVYCEDGRDVETVIAAGKILMEDGKLLNVDENALLEELQAMTGEFKERYQKSVEENEVLLPYVHQIYEKCIDQFQDCTCNLFV
- a CDS encoding amidohydrolase: MRIIDMHAHVDVCEPLHWHDTAEKLLKLMDEAKIEKAVVSAYLNLPGPDMTCGQRLWDSIRPYEDRFMMFLRMDPWFGQEAVDFLEEACQKYPVKGVKLHPAHYTLHPYGDLTVDLCRKAGELGLPVLFHCGDEMMCLPLQIGELAAQCPDTTVILAHMGGYAHNRDAIEVAKKYSNIYIDTSEVPLVKEIKWFVEELGADRIFFGTDAPCCDPSVELKKVQLAGLEERDLEKVLWKNAVRVMKLDEEEK
- a CDS encoding amidohydrolase family protein; the encoded protein is MLIDFHTYVGRSMLGQESTEEELLANMEKNQIDISVVCPVKTVDPFFEKQNQYVSELQEKHAGRIVGFARIDPNLGKDSEKILAESIEELKLKGLLLHPWEETFAINDQKVFPFMEICREYDLPVLVETGYPWVSHCFQVASLAEKFPDVKFIMSHGGQFDSSGYALTDVDYVMDRHENLLIETSGDYSDEGIENIPVRLGYDRLLFGSHFPWLSTELEIYRVQRASLPEEARECIFYKNALEVLKI
- a CDS encoding RluA family pseudouridine synthase, producing the protein MERTITYKITEKEDGLRIEQFLRRHGYSAQNLARIKRMPENTLINGTFCYLRQTLTFGDELCVRIQETENSRHIPPVNLPLDIIYEDEDLIVINKPAGMPIHPSMNNYTNSLANGLAWYYQQQGKDFIFRCCNRLDRDTSGLTVVAKHLVSASILSAMTKRKEILREYLAITRGHVRPESGTISAPLARRDGTIIERVVDWDKGEPAVTHYRLLDSKNGHSLVSLRLETGRTHQIRIHMKHLGYPLIGDYLYNPDMEFIQRQALHSHRLSFTHPITGEKMAFEAKLPEDMRRVMNP
- a CDS encoding NUDIX domain-containing protein, whose amino-acid sequence is MGKLSTLCYIEKDGRYLMLHRTVKKNDVNKDKWIGVGGHFEADESPEECLLREVKEETGYTLTSYQFRGLVTFVSGNGVTEYMSLFTADGFEGEPIACDEGELEWVDLEDVWSLNIWEGDKIFFRLMDERKEFFSLKLVYDGHDKLVSAVLEGKPMELLDILNEDGTKTGIRRERGVAHREGSLHATVHTWIIRENQKSGYDVLLQKRSAVKDSNPGCYDISSAGHVAAGDEPLPAAARELEEELGIKARQEDLRYIGIHHGAFEAVFHGQLFRDNELSSVYVYTKPVKEDQLELQEEEVESVLWMDYEECMEKVLNGTLPNCIYPDEFRMVGEYLKESLI
- a CDS encoding EcsC family protein; this translates as MFARNYWEKEWTAMERRERRYLRKRQEEKQSVIQEKLSEKVPEKLEQTLNGAFQKAFALVFEKGTGVIEKTYSKEKYQQNYQVNEYAVSLGANRKTVRAFSRQAGSGRAKNLVISGVEGAGLGLLGIGLPDIPIFTGVLLKSVYETALSYGFSYETEEEQCFVLGLIETAFLRGAPLIRANGQMNGWIDGRTVLSLDKEEWIQRASVSLSEAMLYMKFLQGIPIAGLVGGLADTVYLKQVTDYAELKYKRRFLRKHSEM
- the trxA gene encoding thioredoxin, with the protein product MAVIHLTKDNFKEEVLEAKVPVLVDFWATWCGPCQMVGPIIEEIGNEVTDQKICKVDVDENPELAREYRVMSIPTLAVFKNGEMVKREVGAKSKGEILEMLK
- the nagB gene encoding glucosamine-6-phosphate deaminase, with protein sequence MIICKAKDYSELSRKAANIIAAQILMKPNCVLGLATGSSPIGTYEELIGWYKRGDLDFSGITSINLDEYRGLSGENDQSYRYFMNTNLFDHVNIDKARTFVPNGLEPDSAKACRDYDQIIDNAGGIDLQLLGLGHNGHIGFNEPAEAFANGTQCVDLTESTISANKRFFASEADVPRQAYTMGIGSIMRAKKILVVVSGEGKAEILKKVVYGPVTPQVPASVLQLHKDVTIVADEAALSKM